GCATCCGCGGCAGCTCGGACGGGAGCCTCCCGTCCTGGAGGATGGCCTTGCGGTCCTTCGTCCCGTACATGGCCTCCCAGATCTCCCGGACGGCCGGCGCGGACGTCTGCGCGCCCTGCCCGCCCTGGGAGACCATCGCGACCACCGCGAAGCGCGGCTTGTCCACCGGGCCGAACGAGGCGAACCAGGACGTGTCCTGCTTGCCGTAGACCTCCGCGGTGCCGGTCTTGCCGCCGACGTCGACGCGTTTGAAGTCGAAGCCGGTGAACGCCCCGGACGCCGTGCCGCTCTTCGTCACCTCCGCGAGCGACTCGCGGATGTACTTGAGCACCTTCCCCTCGACCGGCAGCCGGCGCGGCTGCGGCGCGTCGATCCGCCGGACGATGGAGCCGTCGGGACGCACGACCGCGACGCCGAGCCGCGGGGTCAGCAGCCTGCCGCCGTTCGCCACGGCCGCGTACGCGCGGACGAGCTGCAGCGGCGTCACCAGGACGTCGCCCTGCCCGACCGAGAAGTTCGCCGCGTCACCGGGCCGCCAGACGTAGCCCTCGGTGCAGTTCTCCGTCGCGACGGCCTTCAGGTAGGCGGCGCGAGCCGGGTCGGTCTTGGCGACCTCCGGATAGCCCGTCTTGGCGCCCTTGCAGTTGGCGGCCTTGGTGGCGTCCCAGAAGTTCTTCTTCCACCCCCGGTCCGGGATGCGGCCCTCGCTCTCGCTGGGCAGGTCGACGCCGGTGCGCGACCCGAACCCGTAGTTGCGGGCCATCTTCACCATCGGGTCGGAGGGGTTCTTCTTCGGCTTCATCCCGCCGTCGCGCTGCCACTCCTGGTAGGCGAAGCGGTAGAAGATCGTGTCGCAGGACTTGACGAGCGCGGTGTGCAGCGACATCGCGCCGAGTTCCTCGCCCTCGAAGTTGCGGAACGCGCGGTTGCCGACGTTGTAGGAGCCGGGGCAGTCGTAGGTGCCGGTCAGGCTGTTGCCGTCCTCCACCGCGGCGGACACCGAGGAGATCTTGAAGGTGGAGCCGGGGGCGAACATTCCCTGGGTGACCCGGGAGATCAGCGGCTCGCCCTGCTTCTTGCCGAGCAGAGCGTCGTACTCGTCCTGGGAG
The sequence above is a segment of the Actinomadura coerulea genome. Coding sequences within it:
- the mrdA gene encoding penicillin-binding protein 2; this encodes MNPRTHFRLVVLYVLVAALLLVLIGRMWALQVLEGEHYRAVAAENRTRDIVVPATRGMILDDRGRPLVRNRSALVVSVDRTTLSRQKDGGQTVLKRLAAVLGTSQEEMAKRTRLCGPGIKRPCWPGSPYQPIPVEDHVDPKRALQIMERQEDFPGITAQVQAVRDYPQPEGARPAQLLGYLQPVTQEELDKRKGLKVTGYSGVDLVGRDGLEAQYDSALSGEPGFRKVLVDSQGRVTGTAQEQPPTAGSNLVTSIDAGVQGAAEDALKHAIDGARKQGRPADAGAAVVMDVRTGRMVAMASYPTYDPGIWTGGISQDEYDALLGKKQGEPLISRVTQGMFAPGSTFKISSVSAAVEDGNSLTGTYDCPGSYNVGNRAFRNFEGEELGAMSLHTALVKSCDTIFYRFAYQEWQRDGGMKPKKNPSDPMVKMARNYGFGSRTGVDLPSESEGRIPDRGWKKNFWDATKAANCKGAKTGYPEVAKTDPARAAYLKAVATENCTEGYVWRPGDAANFSVGQGDVLVTPLQLVRAYAAVANGGRLLTPRLGVAVVRPDGSIVRRIDAPQPRRLPVEGKVLKYIRESLAEVTKSGTASGAFTGFDFKRVDVGGKTGTAEVYGKQDTSWFASFGPVDKPRFAVVAMVSQGGQGAQTSAPAVREIWEAMYGTKDRKAILQDGRLPSELPRMPAEGTAP